A DNA window from Rhizobium jaguaris contains the following coding sequences:
- a CDS encoding NAD-dependent epimerase/dehydratase family protein, giving the protein MARALVTGGCGFVGRHLIRRLLAEGLDIVCVDQLVEGTGARHPDVWQRFPGSRFTFFEEDCRTFFFRPVEHFDYVFHLAALVGGRVTLEARTLDVAEDLAVDTELWKWAARAKPGCVVFFSSSAAYPVSLQTVASHRLLSEDMISFDAAIGVPDLSYGWAKLTGEYLMKLYVERYGSRAIAYRPFSGYGEDQDLAYPFPAICRRLLEERGAREVFVWGSGRQCRDFIHIDDCIDFIWKTKELLPDGASLNLSTGRATSFMELAGIIARQIGWNPVVNGRCDRPEGVFYRCGDTALQRSYGLSPRVSLEEGIARMLDHLRMEQEQYAIAI; this is encoded by the coding sequence ATGGCGCGGGCTTTGGTAACGGGGGGCTGTGGTTTTGTTGGGAGGCATCTGATCAGGCGACTTTTGGCCGAAGGCTTGGATATCGTCTGCGTCGACCAACTGGTGGAAGGGACGGGGGCTCGGCATCCCGATGTCTGGCAGCGGTTTCCCGGATCGCGCTTCACCTTTTTCGAGGAGGACTGCCGTACTTTCTTTTTCCGCCCTGTGGAACATTTCGATTATGTTTTCCATCTCGCGGCGCTGGTCGGCGGCCGTGTGACGCTGGAGGCCCGCACGCTCGACGTTGCCGAGGATCTGGCAGTCGATACGGAATTGTGGAAATGGGCGGCACGCGCCAAACCCGGCTGCGTCGTATTCTTCAGTTCCAGTGCGGCCTATCCCGTCTCGCTGCAGACGGTCGCGAGCCATCGGCTGCTTTCGGAAGATATGATTTCTTTCGACGCCGCCATCGGCGTACCCGATCTCAGCTATGGATGGGCGAAATTGACCGGCGAATATCTTATGAAGCTCTATGTCGAGCGCTATGGCAGCCGGGCCATCGCCTATCGGCCGTTCAGCGGCTATGGTGAGGATCAGGATCTCGCCTATCCCTTTCCGGCCATTTGTCGTCGTCTGCTTGAGGAAAGAGGTGCTAGGGAAGTCTTCGTCTGGGGTTCCGGCCGGCAATGCCGGGACTTTATCCATATCGATGACTGTATCGATTTCATCTGGAAAACCAAGGAGCTCCTGCCAGATGGTGCCAGCCTCAACCTTTCGACCGGGAGGGCTACCTCCTTTATGGAGCTGGCGGGAATTATCGCCCGGCAAATTGGCTGGAATCCTGTCGTGAACGGCCGCTGCGATCGCCCCGAGGGCGTTTTCTATCGCTGTGGCGATACTGCCCTGCAGCGCTCTTACGGGCTCTCCCCACGCGTCAGTCTGGAGGAGGGAATTGCGCGAATGCTCGATCATCTGCGCATGGAGCAGGAGCAATACGCCATCGCCATCTGA
- a CDS encoding glycosyltransferase family 4 protein encodes MRLILVNDVSIIRGGATKVALQCIEASRQAGLNCAVLVGDDGEGLKPRFAGIRTVALGERPLRDGPTFTDVFEKNYNKRAYEALDALLKETDEETIVHVHGWSQILSPSIFYALAKHKAKVIITAHDFFLSCPNGGLINFQSGTVCNVRPLSAECLATNCDKRNYLHKLWRFRRTLTQRGVGEEFWSRVGIVLAHESMEAYLRSGPLQHFLTLRTPTEPLTPVPVEAWRNRRTVFLGRMCWEKGVRTLADALNKTGRTATLIGRGPLLDEMQRALPHCWVPGWLADEEVTTLAGEARVFIMPSRMPEPYGLVAAEALMSGIPVIVSSNALIAAEVERNGAGLVFRSGDAGSLAERLASTDDDRLMQKLCEGALALGQRIAPSKAEWGRRMVDIYTGRSGFFAH; translated from the coding sequence ATGCGTCTAATACTTGTCAACGATGTCTCGATCATTCGCGGCGGCGCGACCAAAGTGGCGTTGCAATGCATCGAAGCGAGCAGGCAGGCCGGGCTGAATTGCGCCGTCCTGGTCGGCGATGACGGCGAGGGGCTGAAGCCGCGTTTTGCGGGCATCCGCACGGTCGCACTTGGCGAACGACCGCTGCGCGACGGCCCTACTTTCACCGACGTATTCGAGAAAAACTACAACAAGCGCGCCTACGAGGCGCTGGATGCGCTGTTGAAGGAAACCGATGAAGAGACCATCGTCCATGTGCACGGCTGGTCGCAGATTCTCTCGCCATCGATCTTCTATGCCCTCGCCAAACACAAGGCCAAGGTCATCATCACCGCGCACGATTTCTTCCTGAGTTGTCCGAACGGAGGACTGATCAATTTCCAAAGTGGTACGGTCTGTAATGTCCGTCCGCTGTCGGCGGAGTGTCTTGCGACCAATTGCGACAAGCGCAACTATCTCCACAAACTCTGGCGCTTTCGCCGCACGCTGACACAACGCGGCGTCGGCGAAGAATTCTGGAGCCGCGTCGGCATCGTACTCGCTCACGAGAGCATGGAGGCCTATCTGCGCTCCGGTCCACTGCAACATTTTCTGACCTTGCGCACGCCAACCGAGCCCCTGACGCCGGTTCCCGTGGAGGCCTGGCGCAACCGCCGTACCGTCTTCTTGGGGCGTATGTGCTGGGAAAAGGGCGTTCGCACGCTCGCCGACGCGTTGAACAAGACTGGGCGAACGGCGACGCTGATCGGCCGCGGACCGCTGCTCGACGAAATGCAGCGAGCGTTGCCGCATTGTTGGGTACCGGGCTGGCTGGCCGACGAAGAGGTCACGACGCTGGCGGGGGAAGCGCGCGTCTTCATCATGCCATCCCGCATGCCCGAACCCTACGGACTTGTGGCCGCCGAGGCACTGATGTCCGGCATTCCCGTCATCGTCAGCAGCAATGCGCTGATCGCCGCCGAAGTAGAGCGGAACGGCGCCGGGCTGGTCTTTAGAAGCGGCGATGCCGGCTCGCTGGCGGAGCGCCTGGCGAGCACCGATGACGACAGATTGATGCAGAAACTATGCGAAGGCGCGTTAGCGCTTGGCCAGCGGATTGCACCCAGCAAAGCAGAATGGGGTCGGCGCATGGTCGATATCTATACAGGCAGGAGCGGCTTCTTCGCTCATTGA
- a CDS encoding GNAT family N-acetyltransferase: MNSESQDPDERRLRKPGGCEIRAARPSDAEAVALIANLPGYRAGTLRLPFQSVEETRQRLEKPASDSVNLVAVLNGQVVGNAGMRRHSGRQIHTGHLGMGVHDDFTGRGIGSALLAALVDAADNWLAIKRLELTVYVDNEPAIRLYEKFGFETEGRLRAFAFRNGEYVDAFTMARVRV; encoded by the coding sequence ATGAATTCCGAATCACAAGATCCAGACGAACGACGATTGCGAAAACCGGGCGGGTGCGAAATCCGCGCTGCGCGGCCATCCGACGCCGAGGCGGTAGCCCTCATCGCCAATCTGCCCGGCTACCGCGCCGGCACGCTGCGCCTGCCCTTTCAGAGCGTTGAAGAAACCCGGCAACGGCTGGAAAAGCCCGCATCCGATTCGGTCAATCTCGTTGCTGTGCTCAACGGGCAAGTCGTCGGCAATGCCGGCATGCGCCGCCATTCGGGTCGACAGATTCACACCGGCCACCTCGGCATGGGGGTCCACGACGACTTTACCGGCCGCGGCATCGGCTCGGCGCTGCTTGCCGCTCTCGTCGACGCCGCCGACAATTGGCTGGCGATCAAACGCCTGGAATTGACCGTTTATGTCGACAACGAACCTGCGATCCGGCTTTACGAAAAATTCGGTTTCGAGACCGAGGGCAGGCTTAGAGCCTTTGCATTTCGTAACGGCGAATACGTCGATGCGTTCACGATGGCACGCGTGAGAGTCTAA
- the ligA gene encoding NAD-dependent DNA ligase LigA translates to MSSEQKPVEDLSEEEAAAALAYLAAEIARNDALYHGKDAPQISDAEYDALKRRNDAIEARFPALIRADSPSRRVGAAPSETFAPVVHARPMLSLDNTFSQEDVQDFVAGVYRFLGRLPDQSIAFTAEPKIDGLSMSIRYENGRMVNAATRGDGTTGENVTANIRTIKEIPQTLPAGAPAVVEVRGEVYMAKSDFLALNAQMEAEGKQTYVNPRNTAAGSLRQLDPKITASRKLKFFAYAWGEISDMPADTQFGMVQTFGKWGFPVNPLMKRLNSVADILAHYDEIGLQRPDLDYDIDGVVYKVDSLELQARLGFRSRSPRWATAHKFPAEQAFTRLMGIDIQVGRTGALTPVARLEPITVGGVVVTNATLHNADYIKGIGNKGEPIRDGRDIRVGDMVIVQRAGDVIPQIVDVVLEKREASSVPYEFPRVCPVCGSHAVRDINEKTGKVDAVTRCTGGFICRAQATEHLKHFVSRNALDIEGLGSKQIDFFFENEDPALQVRTAPDIFTLERRQQSSLTKLENIDGFGKVSVSKLYAAINERRDIALHRFIFALGIRHVGETTAKLLARSYGNYDAFEAAMKEAAPLAGDAWNELNNIEGIGEVVARAIVEFYKEPRNIAVISKLLEEVRPQEAEQPTTSGSPVVGKTVVFTGSLEKFTRDEAKAKAESLGAKVSGSVSKKTDIVVAGPGAGSKLDKAREFNVQVMTEDEWLALIGG, encoded by the coding sequence ATGAGCAGCGAACAGAAGCCCGTCGAGGATTTGAGCGAAGAGGAAGCGGCCGCGGCGCTGGCTTATCTGGCCGCCGAGATTGCGCGAAATGATGCGCTTTATCACGGCAAGGACGCGCCTCAGATTTCGGATGCCGAGTATGACGCGCTAAAGCGGCGCAACGATGCCATCGAAGCGCGTTTCCCCGCGTTGATTCGTGCCGACAGCCCGTCACGTCGGGTTGGCGCTGCACCGTCCGAAACCTTTGCACCCGTCGTGCACGCAAGACCGATGCTGTCGCTCGACAATACGTTTTCGCAGGAAGACGTGCAGGATTTCGTCGCCGGCGTGTATCGTTTCCTTGGCCGGTTGCCGGATCAGTCGATCGCCTTCACCGCTGAGCCGAAGATCGATGGGCTTTCCATGTCGATCCGCTATGAGAATGGCCGGATGGTGAACGCCGCGACGCGCGGCGACGGCACCACCGGTGAAAACGTCACCGCCAATATCCGCACCATCAAGGAAATCCCGCAGACCTTGCCTGCCGGCGCCCCCGCGGTCGTGGAAGTGCGCGGCGAGGTCTATATGGCCAAGAGCGATTTCCTGGCGCTGAACGCGCAGATGGAGGCGGAAGGGAAGCAGACCTATGTCAATCCGCGCAACACCGCGGCCGGCTCGCTGCGCCAGCTCGACCCGAAGATCACGGCCAGCCGCAAGTTGAAATTCTTCGCCTACGCCTGGGGAGAGATATCAGACATGCCTGCCGACACCCAGTTCGGCATGGTGCAGACATTCGGGAAATGGGGCTTTCCGGTCAATCCGCTGATGAAGCGGCTGAATTCGGTGGCCGACATTCTCGCGCATTATGACGAAATCGGCCTCCAGCGTCCGGACCTCGATTATGATATCGATGGTGTCGTCTACAAGGTCGACAGCCTCGAACTGCAGGCTCGACTTGGTTTCCGTTCTCGTTCGCCACGCTGGGCGACGGCGCATAAATTCCCGGCGGAGCAGGCATTCACCCGGCTGATGGGCATCGATATACAGGTGGGCCGCACGGGCGCTTTGACGCCTGTCGCGCGGTTGGAGCCGATTACCGTCGGCGGCGTCGTGGTGACCAATGCGACCCTGCATAATGCCGACTACATCAAGGGCATCGGCAACAAGGGCGAGCCGATCCGCGATGGCCGCGATATCCGGGTCGGCGACATGGTGATCGTGCAGCGCGCTGGCGACGTCATTCCGCAGATCGTCGATGTCGTGCTGGAGAAGCGGGAAGCGTCAAGCGTTCCTTACGAATTTCCTAGGGTTTGTCCTGTCTGCGGCAGCCATGCGGTGCGCGATATCAACGAAAAGACCGGCAAGGTCGATGCGGTGACGCGCTGCACCGGCGGCTTTATCTGCCGGGCGCAGGCCACGGAACATCTGAAACACTTCGTGTCGCGCAATGCTCTCGACATCGAGGGCCTGGGCTCAAAGCAGATCGATTTCTTCTTCGAGAACGAGGATCCGGCGCTGCAGGTGCGCACCGCGCCCGATATATTCACATTGGAGAGGCGCCAACAGTCCTCGCTTACCAAACTGGAGAATATCGACGGCTTCGGTAAAGTCAGCGTTTCGAAGCTCTATGCGGCCATCAACGAGCGGCGCGATATCGCTTTGCACCGCTTCATCTTCGCGCTCGGCATCCGCCATGTCGGCGAGACGACGGCAAAGCTGCTGGCCCGCTCCTACGGCAACTACGACGCCTTCGAGGCGGCGATGAAGGAGGCGGCGCCTCTTGCGGGAGACGCATGGAACGAGCTCAACAATATCGAAGGGATCGGCGAAGTCGTGGCGCGCGCCATCGTCGAGTTCTACAAGGAACCGCGCAACATCGCCGTGATCTCGAAGCTGCTTGAAGAAGTGCGGCCGCAGGAGGCGGAGCAGCCAACCACATCGGGCAGCCCCGTCGTCGGCAAGACGGTGGTCTTCACCGGCTCGCTCGAGAAATTCACTCGCGACGAAGCCAAGGCCAAGGCCGAAAGTCTCGGCGCCAAGGTTTCCGGCTCGGTTTCGAAAAAGACCGACATCGTCGTCGCAGGACCGGGTGCGGGTTCGAAGCTGGACAAGGCGCGGGAATTCAACGTGCAAGTCATGACCGAGGACGAGTGGCTGGCGTTGATCGGGGGATGA